In Juglans microcarpa x Juglans regia isolate MS1-56 chromosome 8D, Jm3101_v1.0, whole genome shotgun sequence, the following are encoded in one genomic region:
- the LOC121242822 gene encoding YTH domain-containing protein ECT4 isoform X2: MVKNLERVSYPSMEGADSNLAPSKDTTPQSDATSCISSVGDATGSIKGSEVDHDSLAMDQGMSYSSSGYYGYYYPGYDCSYGELNNQGYHVGGDGMELQYPVMQADNGSFVYFMPGFQPGYTPYFPISTIGVDGQYVDQQAYLPTPMFQPPIASPGHYPTTIPYGKLLPSPYVWDPSLVGDGYFGNIYAGAPEFTEPKHNLPSPSHGIHKQLKPVNKSDVVAKGYFPVSKPSAHNQGKGGMLYSNSPVNLKANARGWGSSEKLKSRSKINGVSNIGLLSEHNQGPRTANAKGVLISGGNAAGSLETDGNGNSNSISSFIRMDQYNLPDFPTKYDHAFFFVIKSYSEDDIHKSIKYNVWSSTPNGNKRLDSAYQDAQERMVDKGSKCPVLLFFSVNASGQFCGIAEMIGRVDYNKNMDFWQQDKWNGYFPVKWHILKDVPNPLLRHIILENNDNKPVTNSRDTQEVRFPQGVEMLIIFKNYVSKTSILDDFDFYENRQKVMQEKRAGEFTPHYNLQKIDELTTSFKTVDLSAAKSIEQPEDGEDKAKK; this comes from the exons ATGGTGAAAAATCTGGAAAGAGTTTCTTATCCTTCTATGGAGGGCGCTGATTCCAATCTG GCTCCTTCGAAAGACACAACTCCACAATCTGATGCAACATCGTGTATATCATCTGTGGGAGACGCAACAGGTAGTATCAAAGGAAGTGAAGTTGACCATGATTCCCTCGCTATGGATCAAGGCATGTCTTATTCAAGCAGTGGCTATTACGGATACTATTATCCAG GTTATGATTGTTCCTATGGAGAGTTGAACAACCAAGGGTACCATGTTGGTGGTGATGGAATGGAACTTCAATATCCT GTTATGCAAGCAGATAATGGGTCTTTTGTCTACTTCATGCCAGGATTTCAGCCTGGTTACACTCCATATTTTCCCATATCGACAATTGGCGTTGATGGACAATATGTCGATCAACAGGCATATCTGCCAACCCCCATGTTTCAACCACCAATCGCCTCGCCTGGACATTATCCCACTACTATTCCTTATGGGAAGTTGCTACCATCACCCTATGTGTGGGATCCATCCCTTGTTGGAGATGGATATTTTGGAAATATCTATGCAGGAGCTCCAGAATTTACAGAGCCAAAACACAATTTGCCTTCCCCAA GTCACGGAATCCACAAACAACTGAAACCAGTGAACAAG TCAGATGTAGTTGCCAAAGGTTACTTTCCCGTTTCAAAACCTTCAGCCCATAATCAAGGGAAGGGTGGAATGCTATATTCAAACAGTCCAGTGAATTTAAAAGCAAATGCAAGGGGTTGGGGCAGCAGTGAGAAGCTGAAATCAAGAAGCAAAATTAATGGTGTTAGCAATATTGGTTTGCTAAGTGAGCACAACCAGGGTCCTAGAACGGCCAATGCAAAAGGTGTTTTGATTTCTGGAGGTAATGCTGCTGGATCCCTGGAAACTGATGGGAATGGAAATAGTAACAGCATATCCTCTTTTATCAGGATGGATCAATATAACCTTCCTGACTTTCCGACCAAATATGATCATGCATTTTTCTTTGTTATCAAATCTTACAGTGAAGATGATATTCATAAGAGCATCAAGTACAATGTGTGGTCTAGTACTCCTAATGGGAATAAGAGGCTAGATAGTGCATATCAAGATGCTCAAGAGAGGATGGTTGATAAAGGCAGCAAGTGCCCGgtgcttcttttcttttcg GTTAATGCAAGTGGTCAGTTCTGTGGAATAGCCGAGATGATTGGCCGAGTTGATTATAATAAGAACATGGATTTCTGGCAGCAAGATAAGTGGAATGGTTATTTTCCTGTTAAGTGGCACATTCTAAAAGACGTTCCAAATCCGCTTTTACGACATATAATACTTGAGAATAATGACAACAAGCCCGTTACCAACAGTCGAGATACCCAGGAG GTGAGATTTCCTCAGGGCGTTGAAatgttgattatttttaaaaactatgtgTCAAAGACGTCCATATTGGATGATTTCGACTTTTATGAAAACCGCCAGAAGGTGATGCAAGAGAAGAGGGCGGGGGAATTTACACCCCATTATAATCTGCAG AAGATAGATGAATTAACCACCAGTTTTAAGACGGTAGATCTGTCTGCTGCAAAGAGCATTGAGCAACCTGAGGACGGTGAAGACAAGGCGAAGAAATGA
- the LOC121242822 gene encoding YTH domain-containing protein ECT4 isoform X1: MVKNLERVSYPSMEGADSNLAPSKDTTPQSDATSCISSVGDATGSIKGSEVDHDSLAMDQGMSYSSSGYYGYYYPGYDCSYGELNNQGYHVGGDGMELQYPVMQADNGSFVYFMPGFQPGYTPYFPISTIGVDGQYVDQQAYLPTPMFQPPIASPGHYPTTIPYGKLLPSPYVWDPSLVGDGYFGNIYAGAPEFTEPKHNLPSPSHGIHKQLKPVNKALPHASSFQSDVVAKGYFPVSKPSAHNQGKGGMLYSNSPVNLKANARGWGSSEKLKSRSKINGVSNIGLLSEHNQGPRTANAKGVLISGGNAAGSLETDGNGNSNSISSFIRMDQYNLPDFPTKYDHAFFFVIKSYSEDDIHKSIKYNVWSSTPNGNKRLDSAYQDAQERMVDKGSKCPVLLFFSVNASGQFCGIAEMIGRVDYNKNMDFWQQDKWNGYFPVKWHILKDVPNPLLRHIILENNDNKPVTNSRDTQEVRFPQGVEMLIIFKNYVSKTSILDDFDFYENRQKVMQEKRAGEFTPHYNLQKIDELTTSFKTVDLSAAKSIEQPEDGEDKAKK; encoded by the exons ATGGTGAAAAATCTGGAAAGAGTTTCTTATCCTTCTATGGAGGGCGCTGATTCCAATCTG GCTCCTTCGAAAGACACAACTCCACAATCTGATGCAACATCGTGTATATCATCTGTGGGAGACGCAACAGGTAGTATCAAAGGAAGTGAAGTTGACCATGATTCCCTCGCTATGGATCAAGGCATGTCTTATTCAAGCAGTGGCTATTACGGATACTATTATCCAG GTTATGATTGTTCCTATGGAGAGTTGAACAACCAAGGGTACCATGTTGGTGGTGATGGAATGGAACTTCAATATCCT GTTATGCAAGCAGATAATGGGTCTTTTGTCTACTTCATGCCAGGATTTCAGCCTGGTTACACTCCATATTTTCCCATATCGACAATTGGCGTTGATGGACAATATGTCGATCAACAGGCATATCTGCCAACCCCCATGTTTCAACCACCAATCGCCTCGCCTGGACATTATCCCACTACTATTCCTTATGGGAAGTTGCTACCATCACCCTATGTGTGGGATCCATCCCTTGTTGGAGATGGATATTTTGGAAATATCTATGCAGGAGCTCCAGAATTTACAGAGCCAAAACACAATTTGCCTTCCCCAA GTCACGGAATCCACAAACAACTGAAACCAGTGAACAAG GCCCTGCCTCATGCCTCATCTTTTCAGTCAGATGTAGTTGCCAAAGGTTACTTTCCCGTTTCAAAACCTTCAGCCCATAATCAAGGGAAGGGTGGAATGCTATATTCAAACAGTCCAGTGAATTTAAAAGCAAATGCAAGGGGTTGGGGCAGCAGTGAGAAGCTGAAATCAAGAAGCAAAATTAATGGTGTTAGCAATATTGGTTTGCTAAGTGAGCACAACCAGGGTCCTAGAACGGCCAATGCAAAAGGTGTTTTGATTTCTGGAGGTAATGCTGCTGGATCCCTGGAAACTGATGGGAATGGAAATAGTAACAGCATATCCTCTTTTATCAGGATGGATCAATATAACCTTCCTGACTTTCCGACCAAATATGATCATGCATTTTTCTTTGTTATCAAATCTTACAGTGAAGATGATATTCATAAGAGCATCAAGTACAATGTGTGGTCTAGTACTCCTAATGGGAATAAGAGGCTAGATAGTGCATATCAAGATGCTCAAGAGAGGATGGTTGATAAAGGCAGCAAGTGCCCGgtgcttcttttcttttcg GTTAATGCAAGTGGTCAGTTCTGTGGAATAGCCGAGATGATTGGCCGAGTTGATTATAATAAGAACATGGATTTCTGGCAGCAAGATAAGTGGAATGGTTATTTTCCTGTTAAGTGGCACATTCTAAAAGACGTTCCAAATCCGCTTTTACGACATATAATACTTGAGAATAATGACAACAAGCCCGTTACCAACAGTCGAGATACCCAGGAG GTGAGATTTCCTCAGGGCGTTGAAatgttgattatttttaaaaactatgtgTCAAAGACGTCCATATTGGATGATTTCGACTTTTATGAAAACCGCCAGAAGGTGATGCAAGAGAAGAGGGCGGGGGAATTTACACCCCATTATAATCTGCAG AAGATAGATGAATTAACCACCAGTTTTAAGACGGTAGATCTGTCTGCTGCAAAGAGCATTGAGCAACCTGAGGACGGTGAAGACAAGGCGAAGAAATGA